In Halobaculum magnesiiphilum, the following proteins share a genomic window:
- a CDS encoding archaemetzincin family Zn-dependent metalloprotease, translating into MHVDIVPIGDVSAQVKREASAGLRSVYDCDVTVHDEQSIPEGAYDRSRNQYRAEQFIELVSRTGNGEKNIGITPQDLYYRRRNYVFGLAYLNGNGSVVSTYRLQTSSDGGVTSKPSSEVFADRVRKEIVHEIGHTLGLEHCDNSKCVMSFSPTVREVDVKEEHLCGTCAREYL; encoded by the coding sequence ATGCATGTCGACATCGTGCCCATCGGGGACGTCTCCGCGCAGGTCAAGCGCGAGGCGTCGGCGGGCCTCCGCTCGGTGTACGACTGCGACGTGACGGTTCACGACGAGCAGTCGATCCCCGAGGGCGCGTACGATCGCAGCCGCAACCAGTACCGGGCCGAGCAGTTCATCGAGCTCGTCTCGCGTACCGGCAACGGCGAGAAGAACATCGGTATCACCCCGCAGGACCTGTACTACCGGCGGCGTAACTACGTCTTCGGGCTCGCGTATCTCAACGGCAACGGCTCGGTCGTCTCCACCTACCGCCTGCAGACCTCCTCGGACGGCGGCGTCACCTCCAAGCCCTCCAGCGAGGTGTTCGCCGACCGCGTCCGCAAGGAGATCGTCCACGAGATCGGCCACACGCTCGGCCTGGAGCACTGCGACAACAGCAAGTGCGTGATGTCCTTCTCCCCGACGGTGCGCGAGGTCGACGTGAAGGAGGAGCACCTCTGTGGCACCTGCGCTCGCGAGTACCTGTAG
- a CDS encoding UPF0146 family protein: MTGANISYPTVSDDRRAAVRRKLAGFGRHCEVGIGVRHEVAAGLADDGRAVTATDVVEREPPEGVEFVRDDIVAAAERAAGGSGGDRSDLDDALGDHYRVDCVYALNCPPELHRPLVRVAAAVDAACCFTTLGGDPPAVDATPLALPGGDTLHVARDPEGVLLG, translated from the coding sequence ATGACGGGTGCGAACATAAGTTACCCGACCGTGTCAGACGATCGTCGGGCCGCAGTCCGTCGGAAACTCGCCGGATTCGGACGGCACTGTGAGGTCGGAATCGGTGTGCGCCACGAGGTGGCCGCGGGCCTCGCGGACGACGGCCGCGCGGTGACCGCGACGGACGTGGTCGAGCGCGAGCCACCGGAGGGTGTCGAGTTCGTCCGCGACGATATCGTCGCCGCCGCGGAGCGCGCGGCCGGCGGTTCCGGTGGCGACCGTTCCGACCTGGACGACGCCCTCGGAGACCACTACCGCGTCGATTGCGTGTACGCGCTCAACTGCCCGCCGGAGCTGCACCGCCCGCTCGTCCGCGTCGCCGCCGCGGTCGACGCCGCCTGCTGTTTCACGACGCTCGGCGGCGACCCGCCCGCGGTCGACGCGACGCCGCTGGCGCTGCCCGGCGGCGACACCCTCCACGTCGCCCGCGACCCCGAGGGCGTCCTCCTCGGGTGA
- a CDS encoding TIGR01548 family HAD-type hydrolase, giving the protein MRVDTVVLDVDGVLVDVADSYRRAVVESVDRLYGDTLARADLQAFKDAGGFNNDWELSDAVALYVLARERGLDADVDAFTDAVAANGTGLDGARAAVRDALGDDTADAIEAEWDPERIRETFQALYLGAELYRDIEGDAPPFEAPGFIHDEPVIVTEATVDALTERYPVCVLTGRPAAEADIALDRVGLDVAEERRFTMDDWEEGKPHPRALVTLAERTDADRVAFVGDTLDDVRTAVNADAADDSTAYYGVGVLTGGLTGEEGRAKYADAGASAVIESVNDLPDLLE; this is encoded by the coding sequence ATGCGAGTCGACACGGTCGTGTTGGACGTGGACGGCGTGCTCGTCGACGTGGCCGATTCCTACCGCCGGGCGGTCGTCGAGAGCGTCGACCGACTGTACGGCGACACCCTCGCCCGCGCGGACCTCCAGGCGTTCAAGGACGCCGGCGGGTTCAACAACGACTGGGAGCTGAGCGACGCCGTCGCGCTGTACGTGCTCGCACGCGAGCGCGGCCTCGACGCCGACGTGGACGCGTTCACCGACGCCGTCGCCGCCAACGGAACCGGGCTCGACGGCGCCCGCGCCGCCGTCCGCGACGCCCTCGGCGACGACACGGCCGACGCGATCGAGGCCGAGTGGGACCCCGAGCGCATCCGGGAGACGTTCCAGGCGTTGTACCTCGGTGCCGAGCTGTACCGCGACATCGAGGGCGACGCGCCGCCGTTCGAGGCGCCGGGGTTCATCCACGACGAACCGGTAATCGTGACCGAGGCGACCGTCGACGCGTTGACAGAGCGCTACCCGGTGTGCGTCCTCACGGGGCGCCCCGCCGCGGAGGCGGATATCGCCCTCGACCGCGTCGGTCTCGACGTGGCCGAGGAGCGCCGCTTCACCATGGACGATTGGGAGGAAGGCAAGCCCCACCCCCGGGCGCTCGTGACGCTCGCCGAGCGCACCGACGCCGACCGGGTGGCGTTCGTCGGCGACACCCTCGACGACGTGCGCACCGCCGTCAACGCCGACGCCGCGGACGACTCGACCGCCTACTACGGGGTCGGCGTCCTGACGGGCGGGCTCACCGGCGAGGAGGGCCGCGCGAAGTACGCCGACGCCGGCGCCAGCGCGGTGATCGAGAGCGTGAACGACCTGCCGGACCTCCTGGAGTGA
- a CDS encoding DUF7534 family protein, protein MSERGGTERRDASDQRGDGDRRGGDDRRTRVPRLVRFLTFLAMLDLLALALATRFVPPDLLTLAITVGPMLVVSPVLAYWFVYKYGGAGGP, encoded by the coding sequence GTGAGCGAGCGAGGCGGCACGGAGCGGCGGGACGCCAGTGACCAGCGAGGCGACGGCGACCGCCGGGGTGGCGACGACCGCCGGACGCGAGTCCCCCGGCTCGTCCGGTTTCTCACCTTCCTCGCGATGCTCGACCTGCTGGCGCTCGCGCTGGCGACGCGGTTCGTCCCGCCGGACCTGCTGACGCTGGCGATCACGGTCGGCCCGATGCTGGTCGTCTCGCCGGTGCTGGCGTACTGGTTCGTCTACAAGTACGGCGGTGCCGGCGGGCCCTAA
- the npdG gene encoding NADPH-dependent F420 reductase, whose amino-acid sequence MRIALLGGTGDIGEGLAVRWGRDTDHELLVGSRDPEKARAAAESYVAAVADAGGDATVKGFDNAMAADRADVVVLAVPPYHVADTVEAVESTLDADDVVVTPAAGMKREDDGFHYHPPSAGSVTALVRDAVPDEVPVVGAFHNLAAGRLADLSQELGIDTLVVADDDDAAATVSRLAEEIEGLRALSAGGLSNAAEVESLTPLLINVATNNDDLHDLGVRFD is encoded by the coding sequence ATGCGAATCGCGCTACTCGGCGGCACCGGCGACATCGGCGAGGGGCTCGCCGTGCGCTGGGGCCGCGACACGGACCACGAACTGCTCGTCGGCTCCCGGGACCCCGAGAAGGCCCGCGCGGCCGCCGAGAGCTACGTCGCGGCTGTCGCCGACGCCGGCGGCGACGCGACGGTGAAGGGATTCGACAACGCGATGGCGGCCGACCGCGCCGACGTGGTCGTGCTCGCGGTGCCGCCGTACCACGTCGCCGACACGGTCGAGGCGGTCGAGTCGACCCTCGACGCTGACGACGTGGTCGTCACGCCGGCCGCGGGGATGAAACGCGAGGACGACGGCTTCCACTACCACCCGCCGAGCGCGGGCAGCGTGACCGCGCTCGTCCGGGACGCGGTGCCCGACGAGGTGCCGGTCGTCGGCGCGTTCCACAACCTCGCGGCCGGCCGGCTCGCGGACCTCTCACAGGAGTTGGGGATCGACACGCTGGTCGTCGCGGACGACGACGACGCGGCGGCGACGGTGTCGCGGCTGGCCGAGGAGATCGAGGGGCTGCGCGCGCTCTCGGCGGGCGGGCTCTCGAACGCCGCCGAGGTGGAGTCGCTCACGCCGCTGTTGATCAACGTCGCGACGAACAACGACGACCTGCACGACCTCGGCGTCCGGTTCGACTGA
- a CDS encoding NADP-dependent oxidoreductase: MSDNRRFHLAKRPEGVPSADTFDLREVDRPEPAPGEALVRVLSLSVDPYMRDRMRAGESYAQPWAVGDPLRGGAVCEVVESNGAGFEPGDTVVGELPWAEYATVDGSDLTPVDTGGLPVSTALGVLGMPGRTAYFGTREVAEPKADDWMVVSGAAGAVGSVVGQLGELQGADVVGIAGSDEKCDWLTEELGFTAAINYKGEDVGARLDEVADGVDVYYDNVGGPVTDAVWGRLNVDARVAICGQIALYNAEELPTGPRKLSTLIETRARVEGLLVRDFAPRFREATEHLGELVAAGDLQYRETVTEGLENAPEAFLGLFEGENVGKQVVKVADADGE; this comes from the coding sequence ATGTCCGACAACAGGCGCTTCCACCTCGCGAAGCGACCCGAGGGCGTACCGAGCGCGGATACCTTCGACCTCCGCGAGGTCGACCGCCCCGAGCCGGCGCCGGGCGAGGCGCTCGTGCGCGTGCTGTCCCTCTCGGTCGACCCGTACATGCGCGACCGGATGCGCGCCGGCGAGTCGTACGCCCAGCCGTGGGCGGTGGGCGACCCGCTCCGCGGCGGCGCCGTCTGCGAGGTCGTCGAGTCCAACGGCGCCGGCTTCGAGCCCGGCGACACCGTCGTCGGCGAGCTCCCGTGGGCCGAGTACGCGACCGTCGACGGGTCGGATCTCACGCCCGTCGACACCGGCGGCCTCCCCGTCTCCACCGCCCTCGGCGTGCTCGGGATGCCCGGCCGCACCGCCTACTTCGGCACCCGCGAGGTCGCCGAGCCGAAGGCCGACGACTGGATGGTCGTCTCCGGCGCCGCCGGCGCGGTCGGATCGGTCGTCGGCCAACTCGGGGAGCTCCAGGGCGCGGACGTCGTCGGGATCGCCGGCTCCGACGAGAAGTGCGACTGGCTCACGGAGGAGCTGGGCTTCACGGCCGCGATCAACTACAAGGGGGAGGACGTGGGCGCCCGCCTCGACGAGGTCGCCGACGGCGTCGACGTGTACTACGACAACGTCGGCGGCCCCGTCACGGACGCGGTGTGGGGACGGCTGAACGTCGACGCCCGCGTCGCGATCTGCGGGCAGATCGCCCTCTACAACGCCGAGGAGCTGCCCACCGGGCCACGGAAGCTCTCGACACTCATCGAGACCCGCGCCCGCGTCGAGGGGTTGCTCGTGCGCGACTTCGCGCCGCGGTTCCGCGAGGCGACCGAACACCTCGGCGAACTCGTCGCCGCCGGCGACCTCCAGTACCGCGAGACGGTCACGGAGGGACTGGAGAACGCGCCGGAGGCGTTCCTCGGACTGTTCGAGGGCGAGAACGTCGGCAAGCAGGTCGTGAAGGTCGCCGACGCGGACGGCGAGTAA